In Vibrio bathopelagicus, the following are encoded in one genomic region:
- the rph gene encoding ribonuclease PH, which produces MRPNDRAVDQIRPIKITRNYTAYAEGSVLVEFGNTKVLCNATVEENVPRWLKGQGKGWVTAEYGMLPRATHTRNRREAASGKQGGRTMEIQRLIARSLRAVVDLKVMGEIMITVDCDVIQADGGTRTASISGASVAMADAINSLLASGKLKKNPMKGHVAAVSVGIVGAQALCDLEYVEDSAADTDMNVVMTEDGKMIEIQGTAEGEPFSHEELMQLLALANKGITDIVEAQKAALAD; this is translated from the coding sequence ATGCGTCCAAATGACCGCGCTGTAGATCAAATTCGTCCAATTAAAATTACTCGTAACTACACAGCTTATGCTGAAGGTTCTGTATTAGTTGAGTTCGGCAACACTAAAGTTCTATGTAATGCGACGGTAGAAGAAAACGTACCGCGTTGGTTAAAAGGCCAAGGAAAGGGTTGGGTAACCGCTGAATATGGCATGCTGCCACGTGCAACGCACACTCGTAACCGTCGTGAAGCGGCGAGCGGCAAGCAAGGCGGTCGTACGATGGAAATCCAACGTTTGATCGCTCGTAGCCTACGTGCTGTTGTTGACCTGAAAGTAATGGGTGAAATCATGATCACTGTCGATTGTGATGTTATCCAAGCAGACGGCGGTACTCGTACTGCTTCTATCTCAGGTGCAAGCGTTGCAATGGCTGATGCTATCAACAGCTTACTAGCAAGCGGTAAACTGAAAAAGAACCCAATGAAAGGCCACGTAGCGGCAGTTTCAGTGGGCATCGTTGGTGCACAAGCACTGTGTGACCTTGAGTATGTTGAAGACTCAGCAGCCGATACCGACATGAACGTTGTAATGACGGAAGACGGTAAGATGATTGAGATTCAAGGTACTGCAGAGGGCGAACCGTTCAGCCACGAAGAGCTGATGCAGCTTTTAGCCCTAGCGAATAAGGGCATTACCGATATCGTCGAAGCGCAGAAAGCTGCGTTGGCCGACTAG
- the pyrE gene encoding orotate phosphoribosyltransferase: protein MKAYQREFIEFALEKEVLKFGEFTLKSGRKSPYFFNAGLFNTGRDLARLGRFYAAALADSGIEFDVLFGPAYKGIPIATTTAVALADHHDVDTPYCFNRKEAKNHGEGGNLVGSELEGRIMLVDDVITAGTAIRESMEIIQANGADLAGVLVAIDRQEKGKGELSAIQEVERDFGCAIISIVSLTDLVTFLEEKGTDAAHLESVKAYRAQYGI from the coding sequence ATGAAAGCATATCAACGTGAATTTATTGAATTTGCACTAGAGAAAGAAGTACTTAAGTTTGGTGAGTTTACTTTAAAGTCTGGCCGTAAGAGCCCTTACTTCTTCAATGCTGGATTGTTTAATACAGGTCGTGACCTAGCACGCTTAGGTCGCTTCTACGCAGCAGCATTAGCTGATTCAGGTATTGAGTTTGATGTACTATTTGGCCCTGCATACAAAGGTATCCCAATCGCAACAACAACTGCGGTTGCACTCGCGGATCACCACGATGTGGACACGCCTTACTGCTTCAACCGTAAAGAAGCGAAAAACCACGGTGAAGGTGGCAACCTAGTGGGTAGCGAACTTGAAGGTCGCATCATGCTAGTGGATGACGTGATCACTGCAGGTACTGCGATTCGTGAATCGATGGAAATCATCCAAGCAAACGGCGCTGACTTAGCGGGTGTTCTTGTTGCGATCGACCGCCAAGAGAAGGGCAAAGGCGAATTGTCTGCAATTCAGGAAGTAGAGCGAGACTTCGGTTGTGCGATTATCTCAATCGTTAGCCTGACAGACCTGGTGACTTTCCTTGAAGAGAAAGGCACCGACGCAGCGCACCTAGAATCTGTAAAAGCGTACCGCGCTCAATATGGTATCTAA
- the lpxL gene encoding LpxL/LpxP family Kdo(2)-lipid IV(A) lauroyl/palmitoleoyl acyltransferase, which produces MTTKTSPENSTAQHVLTKPPFTLALLHPKHWGVWFGFGLLAFLVNVLPYRVLLLLGRSLGSLGARYGKKRVAVATRNLELAFPDKPADEVAAMVSENFKNTGMALIETGITWFWPTWRFKRILVDKDTQTLRTHKANGKGVLLCCVHALNLEITARAMAVLGISGLGVYRPHNNPAYEFIQYRGRTQNGNRLIHRKDVKRMIRILRQGEILFYLPDHDYGRNKSVFVPFFAVPDACTTTGTSILAYTSRCALVPGSGFRNADGKYEIMADESIEENYPQKDETAAATYMNSYLEKIILRAPEQWMWLHKRFKTMEDPEVERGIRYK; this is translated from the coding sequence ATGACGACGAAAACTTCTCCGGAAAACAGCACCGCACAACACGTTCTAACTAAGCCACCTTTTACCTTGGCTTTGCTCCACCCTAAACATTGGGGAGTTTGGTTCGGTTTTGGGTTACTGGCGTTTCTCGTTAACGTTCTACCTTACCGTGTATTACTGCTGTTAGGCCGTTCATTAGGCTCTCTTGGCGCTCGTTATGGCAAGAAGCGTGTAGCTGTGGCAACACGTAACTTAGAACTTGCCTTCCCAGATAAGCCAGCAGACGAAGTCGCGGCTATGGTCAGTGAAAACTTTAAAAATACCGGCATGGCACTGATCGAAACCGGTATTACCTGGTTTTGGCCAACGTGGCGCTTCAAAAGAATCCTAGTGGATAAAGACACCCAAACGCTGCGTACACACAAAGCCAACGGTAAAGGTGTTCTACTATGTTGTGTGCATGCCTTGAACCTAGAGATCACCGCGCGAGCAATGGCGGTACTTGGTATTTCTGGGTTAGGTGTTTATCGTCCGCACAACAACCCGGCTTATGAATTCATTCAATACCGTGGCCGTACTCAAAATGGTAATCGCCTGATTCACCGTAAAGACGTAAAACGTATGATTCGAATCCTGCGTCAGGGTGAGATCCTTTTTTACCTGCCGGATCATGATTACGGCCGTAACAAGTCTGTGTTTGTACCTTTCTTCGCAGTACCTGATGCGTGTACCACAACAGGCACCAGTATTCTGGCTTACACTAGCCGATGTGCCCTTGTTCCGGGTTCAGGCTTTAGAAATGCCGACGGCAAATATGAAATCATGGCTGATGAGTCAATCGAAGAAAACTATCCGCAGAAAGATGAAACAGCAGCTGCAACTTATATGAACAGCTATCTTGAGAAGATCATCTTACGAGCGCCAGAGCAGTGGATGTGGCTACACAAGCGCTTCAAGACTATGGAAGATCCAGAAGTTGAACGCGGCATTCGTTACAAATAA
- the slmA gene encoding nucleoid occlusion factor SlmA yields the protein MAGTRKSNRREEILQALAQMLESTEGASRITTVKLAKQVGVSEAALYRHFPSKARMFEGLIEFIEEALMSRINRILDEEKDTLERIRLVMQLILVFSERNPGLTRILSGHALMFENERLRERINQLFERIETQLRQILRERKLREGKSFPVDEKILAAQLLGQVEGSLNRFVRSDFKYQPTENFDAYWALLSAQIK from the coding sequence ATGGCCGGTACTCGAAAATCAAACCGTCGTGAAGAAATCCTACAAGCGCTGGCACAAATGTTGGAATCGACCGAAGGTGCTTCTCGTATCACAACGGTAAAGCTGGCCAAGCAAGTCGGCGTATCTGAAGCGGCGCTCTACCGCCACTTTCCAAGCAAAGCACGCATGTTTGAAGGCTTAATCGAGTTCATTGAAGAAGCGTTGATGTCTCGAATCAACCGTATTCTAGATGAAGAAAAAGACACACTTGAGCGTATCCGCTTAGTCATGCAGCTTATCTTGGTCTTTTCTGAGCGTAACCCTGGATTGACTCGTATTTTATCGGGCCATGCTCTAATGTTTGAAAATGAGCGCCTGCGTGAACGAATCAATCAGCTTTTTGAGCGCATTGAAACTCAGCTTCGCCAAATCCTGCGTGAAAGAAAACTTCGTGAAGGAAAATCGTTCCCGGTTGATGAGAAAATTTTAGCCGCTCAACTGCTCGGTCAGGTTGAAGGCAGCTTGAATCGATTTGTTCGCTCAGACTTCAAATATCAACCGACAGAAAACTTTGATGCTTATTGGGCACTGCTAAGCGCTCAAATTAAGTAA
- the coaBC gene encoding bifunctional phosphopantothenoylcysteine decarboxylase/phosphopantothenate--cysteine ligase CoaBC — protein sequence MQTLVNQLSNADQQGLAGKKILLGISGGIAAYKCAELTRRLIERGAQVQVVMTNAAKEFITPLTMQAVSGRPVSDSLLDTAAEASMGHIELAKWADLVLLAPATADLIARMTAGMGNDLLTTLVLATDAPVAVSPAMNQQMYSNPATQENIATLKRRGCEIWGPAAGEQACGDVGMGRMLEPMQLVHRCEDFFQPKPLAGRSVLITAGPTREAIDPVRYITNHSSGKMGYALAEAAAKQGATVTLISGPVSLATPNKVNRIDIESAQQMFDAVSANATQHDIFISCAAVADYRPETIADQKLKKVDGKDDMTIQMVKNPDIVASVASMAEGRPFTVGFAAETQDVEKYARGKLERKNLDMICANDVSVEGQGFNSSSNELHLYWKGGDKSLPLDSKDTLGFQILDQIQQLIVE from the coding sequence ATGCAAACATTGGTTAATCAACTGAGTAACGCTGACCAACAAGGCCTAGCTGGAAAAAAAATCCTCCTTGGCATTAGTGGTGGGATCGCTGCGTATAAATGTGCCGAACTGACTCGACGCTTAATTGAACGTGGTGCGCAAGTACAAGTCGTCATGACAAATGCAGCCAAGGAGTTCATCACTCCTCTCACCATGCAAGCCGTCTCTGGAAGGCCAGTGTCTGATAGTTTGCTTGATACTGCGGCTGAAGCTTCCATGGGGCACATCGAACTGGCGAAATGGGCTGATCTAGTCTTATTAGCACCCGCAACCGCAGATCTGATTGCGCGCATGACAGCCGGAATGGGTAACGATCTACTGACCACATTGGTTTTAGCAACCGATGCGCCAGTTGCGGTATCTCCTGCAATGAACCAACAAATGTACAGCAACCCTGCAACTCAAGAGAACATCGCCACACTTAAACGTCGTGGCTGTGAGATCTGGGGACCCGCTGCTGGCGAACAGGCCTGTGGTGATGTCGGTATGGGCCGAATGTTAGAACCAATGCAACTCGTACATCGTTGTGAAGACTTCTTCCAACCTAAGCCGCTTGCTGGCCGTTCAGTGTTGATTACGGCAGGTCCAACTCGTGAAGCCATCGACCCTGTGCGTTACATTACTAACCACAGCTCGGGAAAGATGGGCTATGCACTGGCTGAAGCGGCCGCTAAACAAGGCGCAACAGTGACTCTAATCAGCGGCCCTGTATCGCTAGCAACGCCAAACAAGGTTAATCGTATTGATATAGAAAGCGCACAACAGATGTTTGATGCCGTTAGCGCTAACGCCACTCAGCACGATATTTTCATCAGCTGCGCTGCGGTTGCCGATTACCGTCCTGAGACAATTGCAGACCAGAAACTTAAAAAAGTGGATGGTAAAGATGACATGACTATTCAAATGGTTAAGAACCCAGACATTGTGGCTTCTGTTGCCTCAATGGCCGAAGGCCGTCCATTTACCGTAGGCTTCGCAGCAGAAACCCAAGACGTTGAGAAATACGCTCGCGGCAAACTAGAAAGAAAGAATCTCGACATGATTTGCGCCAACGATGTTTCTGTCGAAGGCCAAGGCTTCAATAGCAGTAGCAATGAGCTGCATCTTTACTGGAAAGGCGGTGATAAATCTTTGCCTCTTGATAGCAAAGACACGCTTGGTTTCCAGATCCTCGATCAGATCCAACAACTCATTGTCGAATAA
- the radC gene encoding RadC family protein — MPISKIPVESMPREKLLSRGPDSLSDAELLAIFLRTGTQGMNVLELSDKLIKDFGSLRHLFSATEAEFCAHKGMGQAKYVQLQAVLEMTQRYLAETLSRGDALTSPSHTKLYLSSMLRDRQREAFYILFLDNQNRVIKDEVMFEGTIDAASVYPREVVKRALHHNAAALILAHNHPSGVAEPSQADRRITRRLTDALALVDIRILDHFVVGDGEVISFAERGWI; from the coding sequence ATGCCTATAAGTAAAATACCTGTTGAATCGATGCCAAGAGAAAAGTTACTGAGTAGAGGGCCGGACTCTTTAAGTGATGCGGAGTTGTTAGCGATATTTCTTCGAACGGGCACACAAGGAATGAATGTTCTAGAACTATCTGACAAGTTGATCAAAGATTTTGGTTCGCTTCGCCATCTTTTTTCTGCAACGGAGGCTGAGTTCTGTGCTCATAAAGGGATGGGACAGGCGAAATATGTCCAATTGCAGGCCGTTTTGGAGATGACGCAACGTTATTTGGCCGAAACTTTATCTCGAGGCGATGCACTCACCAGCCCAAGTCATACCAAACTGTATCTTTCAAGTATGTTGCGCGATCGCCAGCGAGAAGCCTTCTATATATTGTTCCTAGATAATCAAAATAGGGTAATAAAGGATGAAGTGATGTTTGAAGGAACCATCGATGCAGCATCGGTATACCCCAGAGAAGTAGTCAAGCGGGCACTTCATCACAATGCAGCTGCATTAATCCTAGCGCACAACCATCCTTCTGGTGTTGCAGAGCCAAGCCAAGCAGACAGGCGAATTACACGTAGATTAACCGATGCATTGGCGCTGGTGGACATCCGAATTCTCGACCATTTTGTTGTTGGAGATGGCGAAGTTATCTCTTTTGCAGAGCGAGGATGGATTTGA
- the rpmB gene encoding 50S ribosomal protein L28 — MSRVCQVTGKRPVTGNNRSHARNATKRRFLPNLQTHRFWVESEKRFVKLRLTAKGMRIIDKKGIDAVLVDIRARGENV; from the coding sequence ATGTCCCGAGTATGTCAAGTAACTGGTAAGCGTCCAGTAACGGGTAACAACCGTTCACACGCACGCAATGCTACCAAGCGTCGTTTTCTGCCGAACCTACAAACTCACCGTTTCTGGGTAGAGAGCGAAAAACGTTTTGTTAAACTACGTCTAACTGCTAAAGGCATGCGTATTATTGATAAGAAAGGCATCGATGCTGTTCTTGTTGATATCCGTGCACGTGGCGAAAACGTTTAA
- the rpmG gene encoding 50S ribosomal protein L33 has translation MAKGIREKIRLVSSAGTGHFYTTDKNKRNMPGKFEIKKFDPVVRQHVMYKEAKIK, from the coding sequence ATGGCTAAAGGCATTCGTGAGAAAATCCGTCTAGTATCTTCTGCTGGAACTGGTCACTTCTACACAACTGACAAGAACAAGCGTAACATGCCAGGCAAATTTGAGATCAAAAAGTTTGATCCAGTAGTTCGCCAGCACGTTATGTACAAAGAAGCTAAAATCAAGTAA
- the mutM gene encoding bifunctional DNA-formamidopyrimidine glycosylase/DNA-(apurinic or apyrimidinic site) lyase encodes MPELPEVEVSRMGISPHLVGEKIKTLTFRTPKLRWDIPQELKRLEGQVIRSISRRAKYLLIETDTGTAIVHLGMSGSLRVLDADYPPAKHDHVDLKLTNGKILRYNDPRRFGAWLWSAPDEIHTVLLGSGPEPLTDDFNADYIAEKAEKRKVAVKQFIMDNKVVVGVGNIYANEALFSSRIHPLRPASKVTKEEWVLLTDEIKEVLATAIKQGGTTLKDFSQADGKPGYFAQELQVYGKAGEKCPNCGEKIEEQKIGQRNTFFCFQCQV; translated from the coding sequence ATGCCTGAATTACCCGAAGTTGAAGTAAGCCGCATGGGGATCTCGCCTCATTTAGTCGGTGAGAAGATTAAAACTCTGACTTTTCGCACGCCTAAGCTGCGCTGGGATATTCCTCAGGAACTTAAGCGATTAGAAGGGCAGGTGATTCGCTCTATCTCACGCCGAGCTAAGTACCTATTGATAGAAACCGATACCGGAACAGCGATTGTTCACCTTGGTATGTCTGGTTCATTACGCGTTTTAGACGCCGATTACCCGCCAGCAAAACATGATCACGTGGACCTTAAGCTAACCAATGGCAAGATATTGCGTTACAACGATCCGCGTCGTTTTGGTGCGTGGTTATGGTCGGCACCGGATGAGATACATACTGTGTTACTCGGTTCTGGCCCTGAACCACTAACCGATGACTTCAACGCTGACTACATTGCTGAAAAGGCAGAAAAACGTAAGGTTGCCGTTAAACAGTTCATCATGGACAACAAAGTAGTGGTAGGTGTGGGTAACATCTACGCTAATGAAGCTCTGTTTTCTTCACGAATTCATCCTTTGCGCCCAGCAAGCAAAGTGACAAAAGAAGAGTGGGTCTTGTTAACCGATGAGATCAAGGAAGTACTCGCGACTGCTATCAAGCAAGGTGGTACTACGTTGAAAGATTTCTCTCAGGCTGACGGTAAACCAGGCTACTTCGCACAAGAGCTGCAAGTGTATGGTAAAGCAGGTGAAAAATGCCCTAATTGTGGCGAGAAAATTGAAGAGCAAAAAATCGGACAGCGGAATACGTTTTTTTGCTTTCAATGCCAAGTATAG
- a CDS encoding NAD-dependent epimerase, which translates to MKYLVTGVAGFIGSAVSERLCAAGHEVVGIDNLNDYYQVSLKHDRLKRIEHEKLTFIELDLADREGMATLFAEQKFDRVIHLAAQAGVRYSIDNPMAYADSNLVGHLAILEGCRHNKVEHLVYASSSSVYGLNQKMPFHTADSVDHPISLYAATKKSNELMAHTYSHLYDVPTTGLRFFTVYGPWSRPDMAMFKFANLIVAGKQIDIYNNGDMMRDFTYIDDIVEGIIRVQDRIPAMQPDWTVEQGSPATSSAPYRVFNIGHGSPVKLMDYIEALECALGVEAKKNFMPMQPGDVYATYADTEDLFEAVGYKPQVKIQEGAKAFADWYKSYYSL; encoded by the coding sequence ATGAAATATTTAGTAACTGGCGTTGCTGGCTTTATTGGCTCTGCAGTTTCAGAGCGACTATGTGCAGCAGGACATGAGGTTGTCGGTATTGATAACTTGAATGACTACTACCAAGTCTCATTGAAACACGATCGCCTAAAGCGCATTGAGCATGAAAAGCTGACCTTTATCGAGCTGGATCTTGCAGACAGAGAAGGTATGGCAACGCTGTTTGCTGAGCAAAAGTTTGACCGTGTCATTCACTTAGCGGCGCAAGCTGGCGTTCGTTACTCAATTGATAACCCAATGGCGTATGCTGATAGCAATCTTGTCGGTCATTTAGCTATTCTTGAAGGCTGTCGCCATAACAAGGTTGAACACCTCGTTTATGCTTCATCAAGCTCTGTTTATGGCTTGAACCAAAAGATGCCGTTCCACACAGCAGACAGTGTTGATCACCCTATCTCATTGTACGCCGCAACGAAGAAGTCGAATGAGCTAATGGCGCATACCTACTCGCATCTATATGACGTACCAACGACAGGCCTGCGCTTCTTTACCGTGTACGGTCCTTGGAGCCGCCCTGATATGGCGATGTTTAAGTTTGCGAATTTAATCGTGGCAGGCAAACAGATCGACATTTATAACAACGGCGACATGATGCGCGACTTCACTTATATCGATGATATTGTTGAAGGTATTATCCGTGTTCAAGATCGCATTCCAGCTATGCAACCAGATTGGACGGTTGAGCAAGGTTCACCAGCGACCAGTTCTGCTCCGTATCGCGTGTTTAACATCGGTCATGGCAGCCCAGTTAAACTAATGGACTACATCGAAGCATTAGAATGTGCTCTAGGCGTTGAAGCTAAAAAGAATTTTATGCCAATGCAACCAGGTGATGTGTACGCGACTTACGCTGATACGGAAGATCTGTTTGAAGCGGTTGGCTATAAACCTCAAGTTAAAATTCAAGAGGGCGCAAAAGCTTTCGCGGATTGGTATAAATCCTATTACTCGCTTTAA
- a CDS encoding glycosyltransferase family 25 protein, which translates to MKSYCITLKANHCRQKSTADALKDVQVDFEFFIGVDARTDEHPLLERIHDRAFLHNMGRPHAIGEVGCYASHYLIWQKCIELNEPVLVFEDHADIDINIFRNTLTIAEQHINQCGFIRLQDSKNKLHYSVDRHDTQHLVKYLKVPQGTACYAISPKAAQAFIEQSSTFNYPVDVFLRNTWVHKHPMFGVSSAGLQRSKQPSIIGSRKHKGKKDYSVAFMKSTNKIKNMTLNLATNFYHLSILDKKYTPKLYR; encoded by the coding sequence ATGAAATCATACTGTATTACCTTAAAAGCGAACCATTGTAGGCAAAAATCAACAGCAGATGCCCTTAAGGATGTTCAGGTTGATTTTGAGTTTTTTATTGGAGTCGATGCGCGAACCGATGAGCATCCCCTACTAGAAAGAATTCATGATAGAGCTTTTTTACACAATATGGGGAGGCCGCATGCAATTGGAGAAGTTGGATGTTATGCAAGCCATTACCTTATTTGGCAAAAATGTATAGAGCTTAATGAGCCAGTTTTAGTCTTCGAAGATCATGCCGATATTGATATCAACATATTTCGTAATACTCTGACTATCGCCGAGCAGCATATTAATCAGTGTGGTTTTATTCGCTTACAAGATAGTAAGAACAAACTACATTACTCCGTTGATAGGCACGATACCCAACATCTTGTAAAGTATTTGAAAGTTCCTCAAGGAACCGCCTGTTACGCTATATCTCCCAAAGCTGCACAAGCTTTCATCGAACAAAGTTCAACGTTCAATTATCCTGTCGATGTCTTCTTACGGAATACTTGGGTTCATAAGCACCCCATGTTTGGTGTTTCTTCTGCGGGATTACAACGTAGTAAACAGCCGTCAATTATTGGTAGCCGTAAACATAAAGGTAAAAAAGACTATTCGGTGGCTTTTATGAAATCTACTAACAAAATAAAGAACATGACACTCAACCTAGCAACTAATTTTTACCACCTCTCTATCTTGGATAAAAAGTACACGCCAAAATTATATAGGTAG
- the coaD gene encoding pantetheine-phosphate adenylyltransferase — protein sequence MSTHVIYPGTFDPVTNGHLDIIVRAASMFDHITVGVAASPSKKTMFELNERVELLRDAVAHLPNVSVEGFSGLLVDFAKQQQANVLVRGLRTTMDFEYEFGLTSMYRKLLPGLESVFLTPSEEYAFLSSTIVREVAIHGGDISQFVPQKVADEIKLKTTK from the coding sequence ATGAGCACACACGTTATTTACCCTGGAACCTTTGATCCTGTCACCAATGGGCACCTTGATATCATCGTTCGTGCCGCTAGCATGTTTGACCATATCACTGTTGGAGTAGCTGCAAGCCCAAGTAAAAAGACCATGTTTGAGTTAAATGAACGAGTTGAGCTATTGCGTGATGCCGTAGCTCACCTACCTAACGTGTCTGTTGAAGGGTTTTCAGGGTTGCTGGTCGACTTTGCTAAGCAGCAGCAAGCAAACGTGTTAGTGCGCGGTCTGAGAACAACAATGGATTTCGAGTACGAATTTGGTCTCACCAGCATGTATCGGAAGTTATTGCCGGGGCTTGAAAGTGTATTTTTAACGCCCTCAGAGGAGTATGCTTTCCTCTCTTCGACAATAGTTCGAGAAGTGGCAATCCATGGTGGGGACATTAGTCAATTTGTACCACAAAAAGTGGCAGACGAAATAAAGCTCAAAACGACCAAATAA
- a CDS encoding glycosyltransferase family 9 protein yields MSLFSTAPQSLCILRLSAIGDVCHAISVVQAIQKQWPETKITWITGKIEAMLIGDLPGIEVIVFDKKQGFKGMRELWRQLSDRKFDALLHMQAALRASVLSWGIKAKCKVGFGKNRTREAQSLFTNRHLPISDKFHVLDNFAEFARYIGVPFDKPQWDIPLTPEDEQLAIDTIANKPTLVLSPAASKDSRNWLTERYAAISDYAVEQGMQVVLCGSPAPREVNLGNDIEKLCQSPVTNLIGKTNLKQLTAVLKHATVVLAPDTGPAHLATTQSTPVIGLYAHSDPRRTGPYNDLDIVVSVYQQHVEEQQGKPVENLPWGTRAKGDDLMKDITLDMVKQQLDKVINSSQTLSKDS; encoded by the coding sequence ATGTCACTGTTCTCAACTGCACCTCAATCTCTTTGCATACTCCGCCTCTCCGCGATTGGTGATGTTTGTCATGCTATTTCTGTGGTTCAAGCCATCCAGAAACAGTGGCCTGAAACGAAAATTACTTGGATCACAGGTAAAATCGAAGCCATGTTGATCGGTGATCTGCCTGGTATTGAGGTCATTGTTTTCGATAAGAAACAAGGCTTCAAAGGGATGCGTGAATTATGGCGCCAACTCTCTGATCGCAAGTTTGACGCGCTGCTACATATGCAAGCCGCACTTAGAGCCAGCGTGCTATCTTGGGGAATTAAAGCAAAGTGTAAAGTAGGTTTTGGTAAAAATCGTACTCGTGAAGCACAATCCCTCTTTACCAATCGCCACCTACCTATCTCGGACAAGTTTCATGTATTGGATAACTTTGCCGAATTTGCTCGCTACATTGGTGTACCTTTTGATAAACCTCAATGGGATATCCCTTTAACACCGGAAGACGAACAGTTAGCAATCGACACCATAGCAAACAAACCGACTCTGGTTCTCTCCCCTGCTGCTAGCAAAGATTCTCGCAACTGGCTAACAGAGCGATACGCCGCTATTTCTGATTATGCTGTCGAACAAGGCATGCAAGTGGTGTTATGCGGCTCTCCAGCACCAAGAGAAGTTAACCTGGGTAACGACATCGAAAAATTATGCCAGTCGCCAGTCACTAACTTGATTGGCAAAACGAACTTGAAGCAACTGACTGCCGTACTGAAACATGCAACAGTTGTATTGGCACCTGATACTGGTCCAGCCCACTTAGCAACCACACAGTCAACCCCAGTAATCGGCTTATACGCACACAGTGATCCGCGAAGAACAGGCCCCTACAATGACCTTGATATTGTTGTGAGTGTGTATCAACAACATGTAGAAGAACAGCAAGGTAAGCCAGTGGAAAACCTTCCATGGGGAACTCGAGCGAAGGGCGATGACCTGATGAAAGACATCACACTCGACATGGTAAAGCAGCAACTCGACAAAGTAATAAACTCTAGCCAAACATTAAGCAAGGACAGCTGA
- a CDS encoding 3-deoxy-D-manno-octulosonic acid kinase, giving the protein METISTKNQTIWYDPELLVQVPENDIAQIFEAEYWQQRGAITGSAQGRGTTWFIQLDGIQAALRHYRRGGLFGKLVEDQYRFSDWESTRCTMELNVLKALANAGVNVPKPIAARAIKSGLLYRADLMSERIPNAKDLVDILVSSSIDADIYRKIGQEIRKMHDVGVNHTDLNIHNILLDASLNVWIIDFDKCGQQAGNDWKEDNLNRLKRSFLKEVTKRQIQWQESDWRALNDGYMLGVM; this is encoded by the coding sequence ATGGAAACGATTAGCACCAAGAACCAAACAATTTGGTACGACCCTGAACTTCTGGTTCAGGTACCAGAGAACGATATCGCTCAGATCTTCGAGGCTGAATACTGGCAGCAACGAGGTGCCATTACAGGAAGTGCCCAAGGGCGCGGTACCACATGGTTCATTCAGCTTGATGGAATACAAGCCGCATTGCGCCATTATCGCCGTGGTGGATTGTTTGGGAAGCTAGTCGAAGACCAATATCGTTTCTCTGATTGGGAAAGCACGCGCTGTACGATGGAGCTTAATGTTCTCAAGGCATTGGCAAACGCAGGTGTGAATGTACCGAAGCCTATTGCTGCTAGAGCAATTAAAAGCGGACTACTTTATCGAGCGGACTTAATGTCTGAACGAATTCCCAATGCCAAAGACTTGGTTGATATATTGGTTTCAAGTTCAATAGATGCGGATATCTATCGTAAGATTGGCCAAGAGATACGTAAGATGCATGATGTAGGGGTTAATCACACCGATCTCAACATTCATAATATCTTGCTTGATGCCTCACTAAACGTATGGATTATTGACTTTGATAAGTGCGGTCAGCAAGCGGGCAATGATTGGAAAGAAGATAACCTGAACCGTCTAAAGCGCTCGTTCTTAAAAGAGGTGACCAAGCGCCAGATTCAATGGCAAGAGTCGGATTGGCGAGCCTTGAATGATGGCTACATGTTGGGAGTTATGTAA